A genomic segment from Alphaproteobacteria bacterium encodes:
- a CDS encoding histidine phosphatase family protein yields the protein MVLITKWWWIRHAPVLASSHYLYGQQDIPADCSNEKSFLTLAHMLPHDAVWIITPLQRTYQTATMLQKISKQEILFRTEDNFIEQNFGGWQGLSYDEINNLNKNLFNNRSLRFLAHAIPPDGESFNQLVQRVSFSIKQINELYKGRDIIVITHAGTIRSALAFALGLEGGQALQFNISCLSLTRLDHINLIEGESLHQNENWKIHKVNHLYKS from the coding sequence ATGGTTTTAATAACAAAATGGTGGTGGATTAGGCATGCCCCTGTTTTAGCATCCTCTCACTATCTTTATGGGCAACAAGACATACCAGCAGATTGTTCAAATGAAAAATCATTTTTAACTCTGGCTCATATGTTGCCGCATGATGCTGTTTGGATTATAACACCTTTGCAACGTACATATCAAACGGCTACAATGTTACAAAAAATAAGCAAGCAAGAAATATTATTTCGTACAGAAGATAATTTTATTGAACAAAATTTTGGGGGGTGGCAGGGATTAAGTTATGATGAAATAAATAATTTAAATAAAAATTTATTTAATAATCGATCGCTTAGATTTTTAGCTCATGCTATTCCCCCAGATGGAGAAAGTTTTAATCAGCTTGTTCAACGTGTTAGTTTTTCAATTAAACAGATAAATGAATTGTATAAAGGACGTGATATAATTGTTATAACGCATGCAGGGACAATTCGGTCCGCTTTAGCTTTCGCTCTTGGGTTAGAAGGGGGGCAAGCTTTGCAATTTAATATATCATGTCTTTCTTTGACGCGATTAGATCATATCAATTTAATTGAAGGAGAATCACTACATCAAAACGAAAATTGGAAAATTCACAAAGTGAACCATCTTTATAAATCTTAA
- the cobS gene encoding adenosylcobinamide-GDP ribazoletransferase, translated as MENFKIKINTFIDFGKCWIQDFIAACSLLTVLNISYMWDNKTERPLAFSVRAFPIVGWCIGFVMGCVLKLTYSINLEISLSTIFAILSGILLTRGFHEDGLADTVDGLIGGNNKEHKLMIMKDSRIGTYGTLALIFSVIIKIFTLISLSVDQGFWLLILTQGMSRSCLPWFMYKMTLAKESGLAFHFGKPCFYSTVWSLSLGLGAILFIMGIKVFIVVSILTFAWYHIFSLYVKKQIGGYTGDILGAFQQTNEILILIFLAYGA; from the coding sequence ATGGAAAATTTCAAAATCAAAATTAACACTTTTATTGATTTCGGCAAATGTTGGATCCAAGATTTTATAGCTGCTTGTTCCTTATTAACTGTTCTTAATATTTCTTATATGTGGGATAACAAAACTGAACGGCCGCTTGCTTTTTCTGTGCGTGCATTTCCTATTGTTGGATGGTGTATTGGTTTTGTGATGGGATGTGTATTGAAACTTACATATTCAATCAATTTAGAAATATCTCTATCTACAATTTTTGCTATTTTAAGTGGAATTTTATTGACCAGAGGTTTTCATGAAGATGGTCTTGCGGATACAGTAGATGGATTGATAGGAGGAAATAATAAAGAGCATAAATTAATGATTATGAAAGATAGTAGAATAGGTACTTATGGAACTTTAGCATTAATTTTCTCGGTTATAATTAAAATTTTTACCTTAATTTCTCTTTCTGTGGATCAAGGATTTTGGTTATTAATTTTAACCCAAGGAATGTCGCGTAGCTGTTTACCCTGGTTTATGTATAAAATGACTTTGGCAAAAGAATCTGGGTTAGCTTTTCATTTTGGAAAACCTTGTTTTTATTCTACTGTATGGTCCTTGTCTTTAGGTTTGGGTGCTATTTTATTTATTATGGGAATAAAGGTTTTTATTGTTGTTAGTATTCTAACATTTGCTTGGTATCATATTTTTTCTTTGTACGTCAAAAAGCAAATAGGAGGATATACAGGTGATATCTTGGGTGCTTTTCAGCAAACCAATGAAATATTGATTTTAATTTTTTTAGCCTATGGGGCATAG
- the cobT gene encoding nicotinate-nucleotide--dimethylbenzimidazole phosphoribosyltransferase, producing the protein MHNQIANLNEIRAILNHFPDVDQKSIDLTKSREISLTKPAGSLGILEEITAWLAGWQAKYPAKLEHPRIAVFAGNHGVAAQNVSAFPSDVTKQMVKNFIQGGAAINQLCKLADADLKVYEMNLDQPTEDFTIASAMSEEECTKAFAFGMTAVEPGIDILGLGEMGIGNTTSAAALCYLLFGGEPEDWVGYGTGISHETLHHKINIVKKSAQLHQNKQHDGFEIMRRVGGLELAAIAGAIIAARLARVPVILDGFATTAAASILFHCKQNALDHCYVSHVSAEPGHKKLLDIIKKKALLNFNMRLGEASGAALVIPIFKAALSCHQNMATFDSAHISNKVR; encoded by the coding sequence ATGCATAACCAGATTGCCAATTTAAACGAAATCAGAGCTATCTTAAATCATTTTCCTGATGTTGATCAAAAATCAATTGACCTTACCAAATCCCGTGAGATTTCTTTAACTAAACCCGCAGGATCGCTTGGTATCCTAGAAGAAATTACAGCATGGCTGGCTGGCTGGCAAGCTAAATACCCTGCCAAACTTGAACACCCAAGAATCGCTGTTTTTGCAGGTAATCATGGAGTTGCTGCGCAAAACGTATCTGCTTTTCCAAGCGACGTTACCAAACAGATGGTAAAAAACTTTATCCAAGGGGGGGCTGCAATCAACCAATTATGTAAACTAGCGGATGCAGATTTAAAAGTTTATGAAATGAATTTAGATCAACCAACCGAAGATTTTACAATAGCATCAGCCATGAGTGAAGAAGAATGCACAAAAGCATTTGCTTTTGGTATGACAGCTGTCGAACCTGGTATTGATATTTTGGGATTGGGTGAAATGGGTATAGGAAATACAACATCCGCTGCCGCGCTATGTTATCTTCTTTTTGGTGGTGAACCCGAAGATTGGGTAGGATATGGAACAGGTATTAGCCATGAAACCTTACACCATAAAATAAATATAGTTAAAAAATCTGCTCAATTACACCAAAATAAGCAACACGATGGTTTTGAAATTATGCGTCGCGTTGGTGGATTAGAACTTGCAGCAATAGCTGGCGCTATTATCGCTGCAAGATTAGCACGTGTACCTGTTATCCTAGATGGGTTTGCAACAACAGCAGCTGCAAGTATTTTATTTCACTGCAAACAAAATGCTCTTGATCATTGTTATGTTTCACATGTTTCAGCAGAGCCTGGGCATAAAAAACTACTTGATATTATTAAGAAAAAAGCATTATTAAATTTTAATATGCGCCTTGGTGAAGCTTCAGGTGCAGCTCTTGTGATACCTATATTTAAAGCAGCTTTATCCTGTCATCAAAATATGGCAACATTCGATAGCGCCCATATATCTAACAAAGTAAGATAA
- a CDS encoding DUF4175 domain-containing protein, with the protein MTWERIWLVIWPVVITIFIILNLIFSGLFLIIPLWIQACVFISLFFIIVFFFIKGWRSFSLPYWDEVERRVEKDSHVMHQPLIGVQDKIANSAIEGTETNILWNLHKKTAQRKIINLKITSLRNTLIYKDPWALLSLTLLILIIEIFVMPYNFADYWRQVVSLQNIRTHNNLTTTALFDLWITPPTYTGKPPIYLSTAQSIQLQTQQEKKIIEIPEGSKLIARLTGIITDKNTNLEVGDYIIPFKQIDETIAQTETQIISGNYLKANLGHNSMGPWPIKIIEDKPPVIKFLNLPSSIQNNRLKIDYMAGDDYSLKDITLQIKPIDEKFYFYGFKDLDVKLILPSNGKKVFKSTSTQNLSSHPWAGLPVVMTLIAQDEQGQYTRSQSVKTFLPEREFRNPIARAIIYQRKKMLFAFNSELRFAVALTLSDIASMHQEYKNDAAVMLSLRSVSRRILSNEWENMQAQIQEDLWLAALRVENGNLSIAEKKLQDTQQALQEALANNASNEQIEQLINKLREAMDEYFTALNQKLEQQFKDGSNQEFEANQTVLSLNNNDLKRMLDQAQKLAQNGSRDAARTVLSQLQDMLDNLQTSPQASVNQKTREAMKAMRDLDNLTERQKRLRDDSMKYSEQQKQQNKNSKPQSKKDSQNQANQQNLLRQDLDKLQQKFKDLTGQDPQDLNEANNAMREAFNALKKDNWQKSIEGQNKALDELQKSKKNLMGQMRQGNGGQNLFPGMMGTKKERHTDPLGRVDPGQGIMDSGDVKIPEESEIQRSRNIVDELRRRSMEHSRSQSELDYINRLLQQFE; encoded by the coding sequence ATGACATGGGAAAGAATATGGCTGGTTATATGGCCTGTTGTTATTACAATTTTCATAATTTTAAATTTAATTTTTTCTGGGCTATTTTTAATTATACCTTTATGGATACAAGCCTGTGTTTTTATTAGTTTATTTTTTATTATAGTATTCTTTTTTATCAAAGGATGGAGATCTTTTTCTTTACCTTATTGGGATGAGGTTGAGCGCAGGGTAGAGAAAGATAGCCATGTGATGCACCAACCTTTAATTGGAGTACAAGATAAAATAGCAAATTCTGCTATAGAAGGAACTGAAACAAATATACTATGGAATTTACATAAAAAAACTGCTCAAAGAAAAATAATAAATTTAAAAATTACAAGTTTACGCAACACTTTAATTTATAAAGATCCATGGGCTTTATTAAGTTTAACCCTCTTAATATTGATTATTGAAATTTTTGTTATGCCCTATAATTTTGCAGATTATTGGCGGCAGGTGGTCTCTTTACAAAATATAAGAACACATAATAATTTAACAACTACTGCTCTTTTTGATCTATGGATTACGCCTCCAACTTATACAGGAAAACCACCAATTTACTTATCTACAGCTCAGTCAATTCAATTACAAACTCAACAAGAAAAAAAAATCATTGAAATACCAGAAGGAAGTAAACTTATCGCGCGTCTTACTGGTATTATAACAGATAAAAATACAAATCTTGAGGTTGGTGATTATATTATTCCATTTAAACAAATTGATGAAACTATTGCGCAAACAGAAACACAAATTATTTCAGGAAATTATCTTAAAGCTAATTTAGGCCATAATTCTATGGGACCGTGGCCAATTAAAATTATTGAAGATAAACCACCTGTGATAAAATTTCTTAACTTGCCGTCCTCTATTCAAAATAACAGATTGAAAATAGATTATATGGCAGGAGATGATTATTCCTTGAAAGATATAACTCTCCAAATAAAACCAATAGATGAAAAATTCTATTTTTATGGATTTAAAGATTTAGATGTCAAATTAATATTACCGTCAAATGGTAAAAAGGTTTTTAAATCTACCTCGACGCAAAATTTAAGCTCTCATCCATGGGCAGGATTACCTGTTGTGATGACGCTTATTGCACAGGATGAACAAGGGCAATATACCAGAAGTCAATCCGTAAAAACTTTTTTACCTGAACGTGAATTTCGTAATCCAATTGCGCGTGCAATAATTTATCAACGTAAAAAAATGCTTTTTGCTTTTAATTCAGAATTACGTTTTGCAGTGGCACTTACTTTGTCAGATATTGCTTCTATGCATCAGGAATATAAAAATGATGCGGCTGTCATGCTTTCATTACGCTCTGTTAGTCGCCGTATATTAAGTAATGAATGGGAAAATATGCAAGCCCAAATTCAAGAAGATTTGTGGCTGGCTGCATTACGTGTAGAAAATGGAAATTTATCTATAGCAGAAAAAAAACTTCAGGATACTCAACAAGCATTGCAAGAAGCGTTGGCTAATAATGCTTCAAATGAGCAAATTGAACAGTTGATAAATAAGTTAAGAGAAGCAATGGATGAATATTTTACAGCTCTTAATCAGAAACTGGAGCAACAATTTAAAGATGGTAGTAATCAAGAATTTGAAGCTAATCAAACTGTTTTGTCTTTAAATAATAATGATTTGAAACGTATGTTAGACCAAGCTCAGAAATTAGCACAAAATGGTTCTAGAGATGCGGCACGAACAGTTTTATCCCAACTTCAAGATATGTTAGATAATTTACAAACGTCACCTCAAGCTTCGGTAAACCAAAAAACACGAGAAGCGATGAAGGCTATGCGGGATTTGGACAATTTAACCGAACGTCAAAAACGTCTACGTGATGATAGTATGAAATATTCTGAACAACAAAAACAACAGAATAAGAATTCTAAACCACAATCTAAAAAAGATAGCCAAAATCAAGCGAATCAACAAAATCTTTTACGTCAAGATCTAGATAAGTTGCAGCAGAAATTTAAAGATCTAACTGGACAAGACCCTCAAGACTTAAATGAAGCGAATAATGCCATGCGAGAAGCTTTTAATGCATTGAAAAAAGATAATTGGCAGAAAAGTATAGAGGGACAAAATAAAGCTTTGGATGAATTACAAAAAAGCAAAAAAAATTTAATGGGTCAAATGCGTCAAGGAAATGGGGGGCAAAATCTTTTTCCAGGTATGATGGGCACTAAGAAAGAGCGTCATACAGATCCTTTGGGTAGAGTTGATCCTGGACAAGGTATTATGGATTCAGGAGACGTAAAAATACCAGAAGAATCAGAAATCCAACGTTCTCGGAATATTGTTGATGAATTAAGACGTAGATCAATGGAACATTCAAGATCTCAATCAGAACTTGATTATATTAATCGATTGCTTCAACAATTTGAATAA